The Thermocrinis albus DSM 14484 genome segment GAGGGCTTCTTCCGAGATGCCGGTCCACAGAGAGGTATACCTTCGTACATCTCACAGGGCCGTGGTGCACGCTCACCCACCTGCTACCGTTTCTCTGTCTTTAAGAGAAGAAAAGATAATACCGGTAGACTCGGAGGGTAAGATACTTCTGAAGGAGGTGTGTGTGGTGGAGGACCTTCCTTCGGGAAGTGAGGCTCTCGCGGAGGCGGTGGCTAACCTTCTGCAGGACAACTCTCTGGTGGTGGTAAGGGGGCACGGTGTTTTTGCAGCGGACAGAGATCCCATGAAAGCCTATGGCTGGATATCGGTCTTAGAAAGATCCTGCAGGATACTTCAGGAGACTCTTCCGTAGGTATCTGACAGTTGCCTTAGATAAGAGGCTACCTCTTCAGAGGGCAGATTTTTTAAACACCACCTCCAGTTTCCTTTCTGTGTTCCTGGGACGTTCATGCGGGCCTCTTTTCCGAGACCCAGCACGTCCTGTAGGGGCACTATGCAGAGATCTGCCACCGACATGTAGGCCATCTTCAACATACAACTCACCAGGTTTTCCTGAGTACACCAGGTGTAACTGTGCAGAAAACTCCTCTCTTCTGGAGTCAGATCTTCATAATACCAGTCCTTCAGCGGTTTGAGATCGTGGGTGGTGGTGTATACCACACACCTGTTGGTGTGGCGGTGGGGAAGATGTGGAGAGTCCTTATGGTAGAAGGCAAAGGCCAAAACCCGTGAAGAGTAAAAACCAAAAGCATCCCTAAGGGTTTCCACGTCGGGGGTTATATGTCCAAGATCCTCCGCTATGAAGGTGGCGTTAGGAAATTCATCCCTGAGGAGTTTCATCAGGTCCCAGCCGGGTGCCTCCAACCATCTTCTGACAGGGAAAGCCCAGTAAGCTACGAACCCCCTAAAGTGATCAAAGCGCAGTATATCAAAGAGGCGCAGAGCGTGTCTTACCCTTTCTACCCACCACTGGAAGTTCTCCTGCAGATGTTTCTCCCACCGATAGACAGGATTTCCCCACCACTGTCCCCTTTCGTTGAATCTGTCAGGTGGAACACCCGCTACCAGAGTGTTGTCAAAAAGATAAGGTCGGCTCAAAACATCCGCACTGTTGGGTGCTGGATACATGGGAAGATCACCCACTATGAGCACACCTTGCCTGTTGGCATACTCCTTCAACATGAACCACTGACGGAAGAAGAGATACTGGGTTATCTTCACCTTCAGTACATCCTCTTCCCTTACCTTCTTACTGATCCTCTCAGCTTCAAAAACCGCATAGTCTTCAAGCCAGAAACTGTTATCCTCCTCAAACTTCCTAAGATCCTCCCACCAGCTGAAGTTGGAAGCAGCCTCCTCCAGTAAGCGAGCCTTTGTAAGACATACCTTCCGGTAACTTATCCTGCCTGATGGCTTCCTTTTATAGGTTTCCAGCGTTTTGTCGGAAACAAGCCCCCAACGCTGTAAAAGCTGTGGGCTTATGAGGAGAGGGTTACCCGCAAAGAGGGAGGCAGGATAGTAAGGAGAAAAATCACCCTCAGCTAGCACAGGATGTATGGGGAGAACCTGCCACAGGCTCTGTCCCCCTTCTTTCAGAAAATCCACGAAGCTGTAAGCGGAGGGTCCCATATCGCCTATACCAAAAGGTGAAGGTAGAGAAGTTATATGAAGGAGGAGCCCAGCGCGGCGCACTGTAAAATATTAGCATGCGCATAACGGTGGTGGGTGCTGGGTATGTAGGACTTACGACGGCGGTCTGTTTTGCCCATCTGGGTCATGAGGTGCTTCTGGTAGAAAAGATCCCGCTTAAGGTGGATATGCTGAGGAGGGGAGAGGTCCCCATCTACGAGCCAGGTATGGAGGAGATGTTAAGAGAGAACTTAAAAGCGGGTAGACTGGGTGTGACCTCCTCTCTCGAGGAAGGTATTCAGTTTTCAGATGTTATATTCATATGTGTGGGAACACCCCAAAGTGAAGACGGTTCTGCGGATCTATCACAGGTAGAGGAGGTGGCAAGAGAAACAGCTAAGCTGATGACATCTTACAAACTACTGGTAGAGAAATCCACAGTACCGGTAAACACTCACAAGCTCATAAAGAGGACGGTGGAGAGATACCTAAAGAAAAAGGACGTACCTTACGATGTAGCTTCTAACCCTGAGTTCTTAAGGGAAGGGAGCGCTATAAGAGACTTTCTGTATCCTGACAGAATCGTGATAGGCGTGGAGAGCGAGAGGGCCAGGAAGATCTTTGAGGAGCTCTATGCAGGTTTCAACTGCCCCATAATCTATACGGATCCGGCTACAGCCGAGCTTATAAAGCATGCTTCCAACTCCTTCTTAGCCATGAAGATCTCTTACATCAACATGGTAGCCGATCTTTGTGAGAAGGTAGGTGCTGACATAAAACTGGTGGCCGACGGAATGGGTTTTGACAAACGGATAGGCAGGGAGTTCCTCAACGCCGGCTTAGGGTGGGGTGGTAGTTGTTTTCCTAAGGATGTGAGGGCCTTCATAAAGATGGCTGAGGATAACGGTGTGGACTTCGGGCTTCTGAGGGAGGTGGAGAAGATAAACAGAAGGCGTATTGAGAGATTTATGGAAAAGGTGAGATCCTCTCTGTGGAGTCTCAAGGGTAAGAAACTGGCGGTGTGGGGTTTGTCCTTTAAACCTAACACCGACGACATAAGGGAGGCTGTGTCTACCAAGCTGGTTCCTCTCCTTCTGAAAGAGGGTGCCCGGTTGGTGCTGTATGATCCAAAGGCTATGGAGAACTTTAGGCGTGTGTTTCCAGAAGGTGACGATCTAAAGTATGCTCCCGATCCCTACACAGCGGTGGAGGGTGCCTCCGCTCTTCTTATCCTCACCGAATGGGAAGAGTTTCAACATGTGGATCTTTTGAGGGTAAAAGAGCTCATGGAACTACCTATAGTGGTGGATGGTAGAAACATATACGAACCTTCCGTTATGAAACAGCTGGGTTTTGAGTACCACTGTATGGGGAGAGGTGTTAAAGAACCTCCAGCTTAGCTCTGAGGGCTCCCGCTGCCTTCATAGCCTGAAGTATGGCTATTATCTCACGGGGTGTGGCGCCTATCCTGTTAAGAGACTCCACCAGCTGACTCACGGTAGCTCCCCTAAGTTCCATAATTCTCCTCTCCTTTTCTTCCACCTTCAGCTCCGTCCTAGGTACCACCACTGTCTCCCCCCTCGAAAGGGGAGGCGGTTGTACCACCTCAGGTGCTTCCTTTACGGTGACGGTAAGGGTACCTACCGTCACACTGACGGGCGCTATGGTAACATCACCCCCTAGGAGAACAGTGCCTGACCTTGAGTCTATCACCACCTTGGCTACGGCGGGCACATCTATGTCCAAATCCTCCACTTGTGCTAGAAAACTCACCATATCCATACCTTCCGGTATTTTCAGCCTAACGGTGGAAGCATCTACTGCCTGAGCTACCTGTGCCTGGAACCGTGCGTTTATGATATCTTGTATCTTTTTGGCCAAGGAAAAACTGGCATTATCCAAATAAAGGTTTATCTCCCTTACATCCTGAGGATAGCTTAATCCCCTCTCCACGATAGCTCCGTTGGGTATCCTACCTACGGTGGGCACGTTCTGTACCTGTCTTGCAGCAGCTCCTCTCGCTTCGTAACCAGAGACCACAACCTGCCCCTGTGCCAAGGCGTAGATCTGGCCGTCGGGACCCACCAGAGGGGTGAGAAGTAATGTCCCACCCTCCAGGCTCTTGGCGTCACCTATAGAAGATACCTCCACATCTATCCTCATACCAGGTTTTGCATAAGGGGGAAGTTTGGCGGTAACCATGACCGCTGCCACGTTCTTCACAGTCATTCTCCTTGGATCCACACTCACACCCATTCTCTGTAACATGTTGGCTATACTCCTTACAGTGAAGAGGGTACTCTTCCCATCTCCCGTACCCTTTAGACCCACTACGAGACCGTACCCCACAAGGTAGTTGCTCCTGTTACCTTCTACAGTGGCTATGTCTCTTATTTTGGCGGCAAAGGAAACAGTTACCAGCAGTATCAGAAGGGTAAAACCTTTGCCAACAATCTCGCCAGCCATCCTGGGTTACCTCCGTCCACCGTGAACCCTCTTCCCTCCACTATCACTTCGAGATTGGCTATCTTGTCACTGCTTACCGTGTTGGTGGCATCTATGTCCTCCCCTCTCACCACTCCTCTTAGAACCATTTCTCTACTTACGTTGTTCCAATAAAAGTTCTTCTTAGCCTCTATGAGCATAGACCCGTTAGGGTACACCTTCATAACCCTCCCTGCCATACGTGTGCTGATGACGGCTGACTGTTGGAACTTACCGCTCCCCTTAGTACTCATCTGACCACCACCCTGCGCAGATAGCTGGTCAAGGACGTCCTTAGAGATACCAAAGAGACTGGCCACACCCTCCTTAAAAGTGGCCGATCTGGACGTTTGGTTTGCGACACTCTCAACGGCGTTTAAACTCTCCACCAGCAGTACGTAGATAACGTCCCCCACTCTCCTGGCTTTTGTGTCCGAGTAAAGGGAGACGAACCCCTCCGAGGGCATTATACTCCCCATAGAAGAGTAATGTACCTGTTGAGTTTGGCCTGGATAAGGGTTTCTTGCTTCATACTCCTCTACTGATACTACCTTCTGGGCACATGAGACTAACATTAACAGCAAACCTATCAGCCACATCACTCCTTTTCCCATCTTTCCTTTACCGTAACCTCCACCTCCACAGGTACCCTCTTCAGTATTATACTGCCGGCTCTTTTCATGGCTCTCTCCAGTAAGGTTTGAACTTCCTGAGCTACCTCCTGTGGACACTCCAGTACTATCTCGTCGTGGACCAAGTTCACCACCTTGGCTGGGATGCCTTCCTTTCTTAGCTCAGCGTCCAGCATAAGGACAGCCAGCTTGAGAAGATCAGCACCGGTACCCTGTATGGGATAGTTGACAGCGTCCGGGAAGGTGTGTGCCACGTAACTTCTACCCAGCAGGGTGTGTCCGGAAGACTTTCCTGTCTTTTTAAGCTCTTCTTTTACCCTGTTGTGCCAATCTCTGAAACCCTCAAAGTAGCTGAAGAACCTCTCCCTTATAGCCTGCGCTTCCTCTACCGGAAGATCTATGCCATAAGTAGCGGCATACTGGGAGAGCCCCTTGGCCGATATGCCGTATATAAGACCGAAGTTGACAGCCTTTGCCAGCTGCCTTTCCTCTTTTGTGATGTCCTCCTCTCTCTTACCGAGGAGGATGCTGGCGGTGTATCTGTGAAGATCTCTGCCCTCCTGGAAAGCCCTTATCATCCTGATCTCTCCCACATACTCGGCCGCTATCCTCAGCTCTATCTGAGAGAAGTCTGCTATCACAAATAGGTTTCCTTCCTCCGCCTTGAATATCCTCCTTAGGTCCTTTGGGATGTTCTGGACGTTAGGGTTAGAGGAAGCCATCCTACCTGTCACAGCTCCTATCTGTTTAAACTCCGGGTATACCCTGTTTCCCCTCAGATTCTCCCTTATCTCCTCCAGCTTGTCCAAAATCTTCTTACTGGCCCTTATCTCCAGTATGTGTCTCACCACAGGATGGTGAGCGTGTTCCGACAGAGCTTTGTCATCGGTGGACACATTCCCCTTCTCTGTCTTAGGAAGATCAAGACCTAACCGTCTGGTGAGGAACTCGCCCAGCTGCTTAGGTGACATAGGATCCACACGGTGCGTGCTGATAAAGTCCATGATCATTCTCTGTACTTTCCTTGAGTACTCTCTGAAGACGGACTCCAACTCTTGAGTATCCACCGGAAGACCGTTCAGCTCCAGCTTGGCCACCTCCTGTACAAAAGCCATCTCCACTATGGCAACGGGGTTCTGAAGACCGAACACACGGGAAGTACGTGTCTTCAGAAGGATCTCCTCTCTTACAGGACACTGGTTGAGTTTTTCAAGAAGTATGGGAAAAAGATCTCTTACCACCACCACATCGAGGGCAGCGTACTCCAGTTGTGCCTTGGTAAGGACCCTGCTACCCCAGTCGGACAACTGCAGGCTCTTGTCCAAAACCTGACCCAAGTAATGCATGGCCACACTCTGGAGGGAGTGTCTGTCCAGCTCCGCCAGCAGTTGACTGGCCACCATAGTATCAAAAACAGCGTAAGGCTCTATATGGTACCTGTAGAGGTACTTAAGATCGAACTTCAGGTTGTGTCCCACCACACCTTTCTGGGAGAGAAGCTCCTTAAGAAACAGAACACCCCTTTCTCCCAGTTCAAAAAGGTCCAGAAGGAAGATCTCTCCTTGGCCTCCCAACTGTACCAGTCTCAGTCTGTCACCTGTTGTCTCCGTATCCAAGAAGAGCACAGCCTCAGGAGATAGTTTTTCCTTAACCTTAAGAAGTCCCTCAGGGGAGGTTATGTACTCAAACCTCATGCCTCAGATCCACTACACCGAGCTCCTCTACACAAGTGTCCAACTCTATCCACATGGCGGTCTCGTCGCAGGAGGGAAACTTGATACAGTTGATACACTCACCCCACACCTTGTGAGGTAACTTATCCTTGGGTATGGTTTTAAAGCCGTGTTTCTCAAAGAATCCTACCGCATAGGTAAGTACAAACACTCTCCTTATACCTAACTGCTTTGCCTCTTCTACACACGCTCTCACCAGAAGACCACCTATTCCTTTACCCTTCATATGAGGTGCTACCGCAAGGCTTTTTATCTCCGCAAGGTCCTCCCATACCACGTGCAGGGCTGCACATCCCACCAGTTTACCTTCTTCCTCGCACACCCAGAAATCCCTTATGTCCTCGTATATGGAACTCATACTTCTGGGAAGGAGGAGCCCATCTCTGGCATAGAGATTGACAAGATTGTATATGTCCGGCGCATCCTTTACAAAGGCTTTTCTGACAAACATAGGAAAAAATTTATACCTTGACTCTCTTTCCGAGAAAATCTAAATTTCTTATCTATGAAGTATTACATAAAAACCTTTGGCTGTCAGATGAACTTTAACGACTCGGAACGCATAAAGGGGATATTGCATCACATGGGTTACAAACCGGCCGATACCCCCGAAGAGGCAGATCTGATCCTTATAAACACCTGTACCATCAGAGAAAAACCCGATCAGAAGGTTTATTCCCATCTGGGTGAGTACAAGAAGATAAAGGAGAAAAGACCGGAGGTCATCATAGGTGTGTGCGGTTGCTTGGCCCAACGGATGGGATGGCAACTGGTGGAGAAGGCTCCCGTGGTGGACCTTATGTTTTCTTCCTTTAACATACATCACCTTCCCGAACTCATACAGCAGGCACAGGCAGGCTACAGAGCCATAGCCATACTGGAAGAACCTCCAGAGGACGAGGACAGAATGTGGGAGTTCAAGACAGTGAGAGACAACGCCTACTGTGCCTATGTGACTGTTATGAAGGGGTGTGACAAACACTGTACCTACTGTGTGGTACCCAAAACCAGAGGAAGGCAGAGATCCAGGAGCTTAGAGAGCATACTGGAGGAGGTAAGGTGGCTGGTGGCCGATGGTGTTAAAGAGATACATCTCTTAGGCCAGAACGTGACGGCGTGGGGACAGGACATAAACATCCACTTTTCGGAGCTGTTGTATAGAGTTGCAGAAATACCAGGTGTAGAGAGGATACGTTTCACCACAGGCCACCCTTCCGATATGGATGAGAGGATAGCTAAAGCTATGGGAGATATACCTCAGATATGTGAGCATCTGCACCTTCCTGTGCAGTCAGGTTCCAACAGAATTCTGAAACTTATGGAGAGGAACTACACAAAGGAGGAGTACCTGGAGAAGATCCATATGCTTAGGGAGTACGTACCGGGTATAACCTTCTCCACCGACATTATCGTAGGTTTTCCCACCGAGACAGAGGAGGATTTTGAAGAAACCTTGGATGTACTGCGTAAGGTTAGGTTCGAACAGGTCTTTTCTTTCAAGTACTCTCCGAGGCCAGACACACCCGCCGCTTACATGGAAGGACAGATACCGGACGAAGTGAAGACAGACAGGATGTCTCGCCTCTTGAGCTTGCAGAAGGAGATTCTGGCAGAGATAGCGCGTAGTTACGAAGGTACAGTTCAGGAAGTCCTATTAGAATCCTGGCAGGACGGAAAACTGGTGGGAAGGACGAGGACAAACCGCTGGGTATCTGTGGAGGGCTCGGAAGATATGTTGGGGAAAACAGTTAGAGTGAGGATCACCCGCTCCCAGCCTTTCAGCATGGAGGGGATTATATTAGAAGAGGTGGAGGCCTGACATGATAGAGATGGTGGTACACGGCATAACACTGGACCCTGTTTCCCAGATGCCCATAGTAGTTCTGAGAGGTAAGGATAACGAGGAACTTATGCTTCCTATATGGATAGGCATCTTTGAAGCTGACAGTATAGCAAGAGAACTGCAGAAGGTGGAACCTCCGCGTCCTATGACCTACGAACTTCTCAAAAAAGTCATAACGGAGATGGGGGGTAGAGTGGAGAAGGTGGTCATCAACGACCTCAGAGACAGCACCTACTACGCGGAGATATACATACAGCAAGGTAACAACCTGCTGGTGTTGGACTCAAGACCCAGTGACGCCATTAACCTGGCTCTTCGCTTTGAAGCACCCATATTTGTGGAAGAACATGTTCTGGAAAAATCTAAGGTGCCCAAACCGGAAGGCGAAGAAGAGAGAGAGGATGAGGAAAAGAGGAAACTGAGGGAGTGGTTGGAGAACCTACGACCGGAAGATTTTGAGAAGGGCTTAAGCTGAGAGAGCCTTTTGCAGGCACTCCATCATCACATCTTCCGGAGGTGATCCTACATCCAAAACCGGCATCACCTCCACTACACCCTGTGATGAAAGTTCTTCGAGGAGTAGTCGGAAGACCTCCACCAAGCCTTCCTTAAAGGTAACACCCTCTTTGAAGATGTATAGGTCCATATCTTCTCTGTAGCCCATAATCCTGTATTCTTCCGGGTTCTGAAGCACTCTGTCTATGCCTACCGCGTAGGCCATACCCTGAAGGACAGCGGCGCTGGGAGGAAGGTAATGGGTGGCGTAGCACTCCATACCTGTAGCTTTGAGAATATTCTCATCCATAGGTACAGAAACTACGTATAGGGCGGAGGCTTCCTTAGCTTCACCCCTTTCTGTGTATCCTCTGAGTTGTATCAGATAGCTCCAGGACCTCATGCTCCTAATATTATGCTGTAGAGGAGTATGAGGGGTGGATATATTATCTTCTGAAGCACACCTGTAAAGAGGAGAAGGCTTATGACGAGAAATCCGTAAACCTCAAACCTGTAAAAGAGCTCCCAGTGTCTGAAAGAAAGGAAACTCATAACGGCCCTACTTCCGTCAAGAGGCGGGATAGGTACAGCGTTGAATATGGCTAAAACCAAGTTGATAAACACCGATTTGGCGGAGAAGATGGCAAGAGGTACCAAAATGCTACTGCCCATGAAGTCAAGATAACCAGAATCTATAAGCCTGTAAAGAACGCCGAACAGGACAGCCAGCAGAAAGTTCATACCTATACCTGCTACCGATACCAAGAAGGTACCCTTTCTGAGATCCCTAAAGTTCAGAGGATTTATGGGAACAGGTTTTGCCCATCCGAAAAGTATAGGTGATCCTAAGAGCATGAGGATGGCAGGCAGCAGGATGGTACCGAAGGGATCTATGTGGGGGATAGGGTTTATGGTAAGCCTCCCTTCCTTATAAGCGGTGGTATCCCCCATCTTGAAGGCCATCCACCCGTGGGCGTACTCGTGGAGTACCACCGCCATCATGAGAGCAGGAAGAGACACCACAAGACTCTGTATATCCATAGCCTCAGTATTGGGAGTCGCTTCTCACCCTAACGATAGTGTGAACGTTACCCCTTGGGTTAAAGTCCCCTATCACTTCCAGAAAGCGAGGCCTCAGTAGACTGTAGAGGGCGTTGTAGATCTCATTGGTGGCCGCTTCGTGAGATATATAACGGTTCCTGAACTTGTTGAGCCATAGCTTCAGAGACCTTAGTTCCACAATGTACTTATCGGGTATGTACCTTATCTTTATGGTAGCGTAATCGGGATAGCCCGATCTGGGGCAAAGGCACGAGAACTCCGGGAAAGTTATCTCTATCATATAATCCCTATCGGGATAAGGGTTTTCCCACGGTTCTAGCTGCGCCTGTTCTATGGCCAGTTCTCCGTACTTCTTCTCCATGAGATTTAAAATATACCACATGCTGGACCTTTTGATAAAAGGAGCTTACATACCTCAGAAAGGAAAGGTTTTGGACGTAGGTGTAAAGGATGGCGTCATCATCCGTGTGGAAGAGGGCATAGAGGAAGAAGCTCGCTACACGATAAAAGCAGAGGGTAAGTTACTGTTTCCTTCCTTCGCCAACATGCATACCCACATCTCCATGAGTCTCCTCAGGGGTATAGGTGCGGATCTTCCTCTCATGGACTGGTTACAGAAGGTCATATGGCCCCTTGAGAGTGAGTTTGTATCTCCCCAGTTTGTGAGAGATGGAGCTCTTTTGGGAATAGCGGAGGCTATAAAATCGGGAACTACTCTCCTTATGGATATGTACTTTTTTGAAGAGGAGATAGCTAAAGTGGCTAAGGAGGTGGGAATAAGGGTAGGGCTTGGGTTTGGTATACTGGATTTTCCCACCAAAGTGGCCAAAACTCAGGAAGAGTATCTGGCAAGAGCCAGGGAGTTTGCCAGAAATCTGAAGGGAGAGGATCTGGTGTTTCCTGTTCTCTGTCCTCATGCCCCTTACACGTGTGGTCCCGACACATTAAGGAAGGTGAAGGCACTGGCGGATGAGGAGGGTCTTTACATCCACATACACGTATCGGAAACACTCCACGAGTTTCAGTCCATAAAAGAACAATACGGGAAAACACCCGTGGCTTATCTGGACCACCTGGGTCTTCTGGCACCAAACCTCCTGATGGCTCATGTGGTTTGGACAGAGCCCTTTGAAAGGGACCTGATAGCTCACAGGGGAGCCAAGGTGCTTCACTGTCCCGAAAGTAATCTCAAGTTAGGGTCGGGTATAGCACCTGTCAGCGATTACCTGAAGAGGGGTGTTCACGTGTGTCTCGGTACAGACGGACCGGCCTCCAACGATAATTTGGACATGTTGGAGGAGATGAGCACCATGGTGAAGTTACAAAAAGGTGTGACGGGAGATCCCGGTGCCATAGATGCTCCCACAGCCCTGAAGGTAGCCACACAGATGGGTTTCCAGGCAGTTAACATAAAGGCCGGTCTCATAGAACCGGGTTACGAGGCGGATCTCATACTGGTAGATACATCAGGCCTACACCTTCAGCCCCTCTACGATCCGATAGCTCAGCTGGTTTACAGTGCGAAATCTTCTGATATAGACACAGTAGTGTGTAAAGGGCGTGTCCTCATGGAGAAGAGGGAGTTGAAAACGATAGACGAGGAGGAGGTGAAGTTTGTGGCAAAAAGATGGAAGGAGAAGATCCTCCAAAAGATCAGAAACTGAGTTCAAAAGCTACGTTACCTGAGGGTGTTTTTTTGATGGCTTTAACAGGGACATCCTGAAGGGTCTTCTCGGAAGCTTCTCCCTTTATAACAAGGCGTGTACCATCGTACTCTATACTGTATATCTTCATACCTTCTTTTGTGTAACGGGATGCTTCCTGAAGTTTCTCGGTGAGGAGAAACCGATCTGCCGGGAGACTCATAGCCTTCACCTGCTGATACACAGACACAGCAGGTACGGAAGGAAAGATTTTTTTAAACTGAAGTTTTGCCTCTTCCCTTATCTTATCTGTGTCAAAGGCCATGTTTGTTACGTAAAAAGAAACACCCAAAAGCAACAAAAACACGGCAGAAGACACAGCTATCTCCCTAAGATCCTCTTTGCTTATCTCCCTATCCTCCATATCGGGATAAGGATTGGGAAGAACT includes the following:
- a CDS encoding amidohydrolase, with the translated sequence MLDLLIKGAYIPQKGKVLDVGVKDGVIIRVEEGIEEEARYTIKAEGKLLFPSFANMHTHISMSLLRGIGADLPLMDWLQKVIWPLESEFVSPQFVRDGALLGIAEAIKSGTTLLMDMYFFEEEIAKVAKEVGIRVGLGFGILDFPTKVAKTQEEYLARAREFARNLKGEDLVFPVLCPHAPYTCGPDTLRKVKALADEEGLYIHIHVSETLHEFQSIKEQYGKTPVAYLDHLGLLAPNLLMAHVVWTEPFERDLIAHRGAKVLHCPESNLKLGSGIAPVSDYLKRGVHVCLGTDGPASNDNLDMLEEMSTMVKLQKGVTGDPGAIDAPTALKVATQMGFQAVNIKAGLIEPGYEADLILVDTSGLHLQPLYDPIAQLVYSAKSSDIDTVVCKGRVLMEKRELKTIDEEEVKFVAKRWKEKILQKIRN